A genomic window from Schistocerca serialis cubense isolate TAMUIC-IGC-003099 chromosome 4, iqSchSeri2.2, whole genome shotgun sequence includes:
- the LOC126475145 gene encoding 2-aminoethanethiol dioxygenase — protein MVTLMERLWKQALRTFSKRNVLSQQSFEESFLVLKSLADAVTAADVKLDLKLLERHPLGPLSRRKPPVTYIEIYEDDNVTIGIFILKAGVKLPLHDHPQMYGILKVISGTVTIQSYSVVPSDRISPRCGSEAKCVYAEKLPEVTVNQSDNSCTLTPTERNLHEIRSVDGPAAFLDILAPPYDSETGDSDLTDRSCHYFVEVPWTSDVCDKNIKRLCVIPSPPDFWSDSAPYNGPELRM, from the coding sequence ATGGTGACACTTATGGAGAGGTTATGGAAACAGGCATTACGTACATTTTCAAAGCGAAATGTACTTTCACAGCAGTCATTCGAAGAGAGCTTTTTGGTACTGAAATCATTAGCTGATGCTGTAACTGCTGCGGACGTTAAACTTGACCTGAAGTTGCTGGAAAGGCATCCCTTAGGTCCTCTGAGCAGAAGAAAGCCACCTGTGACTTACATCGAAATATATGAGGATGATAATGTTACTATTggaatatttattttaaaagctgGCGTCAAATTACCCTTGCATGACCACCCTCAGATGTACGGTATTTTGAAAGTGATTTCAGGAACTGTTACCATCCAGAGCTATAGTGTTGTACCAAGTGATCGCATAAGTCCTAGATGTGGTTCTGAAGCCAAGTGTGTGTATGCAGAAAAACTCCCAGAAGTGACAGTGAATCAGAGTGATAATTCATGCACTCTAACGCCTACAGAACGAAACCTGCATGAAATAAGAAGTGTAGATGGCCCAGCAGCATTTTTGGATATCCTGGCACCTCCTTATGATTCAGAGACAGGTGACTCTGATCTGACAGATCGGTCGTGTCATTACTTCGTCGAAGTGCCGTGGACAAGTGATGTTTGTGACAAAAATATCAAGAGGCTGTGTGTCATACCCAGTCCACCAGATTTCTGGAGCGATTCTGCGCCGTATAACGGCCCAGAATTACG